The window GTGTGTAAAAATCTTTATATCTGTTCCAACAACGAAAAGGATTTTTTTTCAATTGAATGTTATAATCTACTATTCTGTTTTCATCCAAGCAAACTTTTGTTCCAATTCCATGGCACTCTGCACATAAATTGCTTGCTTTATTTAATACAAACTGGTCTTCGGTAACGCCTAATAAATTTGCGTATAAAAATGCCACTTTTCTATTAATCCCAAAGTATGTTCCTATTGTCGATCGTGAATTGTTATTATAATTGGATTGCTTTATTGGAATCGCAGCTACCATATTGTAAAAGGCTTTAACCTTATATGCAGGTTCGAAAACATCATCTGCGAACATAGCCAAAAATTCATGTTGACCAATCTGTGCAACAGTATCGTACGCTAGAGATGATTTTCCACTTCCAGAAGGACCAATTATTAAATTTATAGACTTTTTTTCTATTGAGATATCTATATTTTTTAAATTATTTGTCTCTATTCCTTTTATAATTATTTGGTTTGACATTATTGATCACTCTCTAAAATAATTCTATACAAGTCTTCTATTAAAAACTTTAAAGTTTTTTTAGAATGAACGCAAAATCTTTCGTCAATCGAATGAATAGTGTTGCCTGGTTTTAAATGCATTGCGTTGATTGGACATCCTCCCCCACATATACCTAGTGCAGGACACTCTAAACATTCTTCTTTGTTAATAGGTGTTAATTGAGACCATTCGATAAAATTTTCATCTTTTGTCGCATCAAAAGTCTCATCATCAACGCTTGACACAAAGTATTGTTTGTCATACAAACAACCATGGCAAATTCCCACCTGCCCGTTAGGTGCTATTACAATTTGTCCTCCTGCGGTGGCTGCACAATCAGAGAAATACACCTGCGCCTTAGTAAATGCTTTTAGTTTACGCATCATGCGATCTTCATAGATACCTTTTTTTCTCAACTCAATGAATTCATCAATGATAAATTGTGCTGCTTTTTCGTTATAGCTATTTGGCAGAACAAAAGTATCGCTTGACATCATTATATTAAACCCAAACGATCTTATACCATAGTTGTCCACTAAATCTAGTATGTTCTTTGTATTTTTTATTGTTTCTTCACTTAATGTCACAGATAATGCCACATTAACATCTAACTGCTTACATTTGTCAAGTATTTTAAGTATTCGAGTAAAAACCGGTTTTCCTGCAATATCAACTCTCATACTATTAGCTTCCTCGGTAAAACCATCTACTGATATAGCTATAGATACACCGAGTTTTTTGAGCTTTAAAATTCTTTCCTCATTAAGTAACAACCCATTTGTTACCATTGACATTTCAATATTTTTTATACAATTTTCTTCGCTACGCAAACTGTTGATTTTATTAGCAACATATTCTAATGTTTCAAAGTTAACCATTGGTTCGCCACCATAGAAAATAAGTACAGGCTTGTTTTTTTCAGTATCCAAATTTGACAGTTTTATCTGTTTTATGAAGAATGATATTGCCTTATCAGCAGTTTCTTGTGGCATATTTTCTAATGCAAAATTGCATCTTTTGTTTTCGTCGTTATTTCCTAAAAAACAATATTTGCACGCCAAATTGCATTGTTCGGATAAAATCATATAACATACATTTATAGCAGGTTGCGGAATTTTTGATTTAACATAAGAAAGCACTCTCTCATCTTCATCTGAAGACTTCGTTAAAATTTTCCATTTTATTAGTTCTAGTACTTCGCTTTTTATTGTTTCGGGTATTTCCTCGAGATTTGAAAAAGAACTTGCAAGCCAAGCCTGCAAGTTCTCGTAACTTTCTCTTGTTAAATACACCGGTTTCATACGAAGTGAATGATACAATGCAACTGTTTCACCCAAATCATACTTATGTGCATAACGAGAAAAACTTACCATGCAATTTCCTCCATTTCTGGAACCGCACGGCAAGAGCAAGCACAAGTACATGAGTTACATGCAACACATGCACAACGAGCCATTGCAGTCATTTCTGTACAAATGTTTCCAAAAAGCTTTTCATATTCATTTACTTTAGCGCTCATTTAAATTACCTCCCATTCGAAATCTGTTTTTTTGCCACCTGAACAAGAACAACGACAACTACACATACAACCTGTACATTGTGACATACATGATGCAGCCGCCTGTATAGTTTTCTCTGT of the Oscillospiraceae bacterium genome contains:
- a CDS encoding FibroRumin system radical SAM peptide maturase — protein: MVSFSRYAHKYDLGETVALYHSLRMKPVYLTRESYENLQAWLASSFSNLEEIPETIKSEVLELIKWKILTKSSDEDERVLSYVKSKIPQPAINVCYMILSEQCNLACKYCFLGNNDENKRCNFALENMPQETADKAISFFIKQIKLSNLDTEKNKPVLIFYGGEPMVNFETLEYVANKINSLRSEENCIKNIEMSMVTNGLLLNEERILKLKKLGVSIAISVDGFTEEANSMRVDIAGKPVFTRILKILDKCKQLDVNVALSVTLSEETIKNTKNILDLVDNYGIRSFGFNIMMSSDTFVLPNSYNEKAAQFIIDEFIELRKKGIYEDRMMRKLKAFTKAQVYFSDCAATAGGQIVIAPNGQVGICHGCLYDKQYFVSSVDDETFDATKDENFIEWSQLTPINKEECLECPALGICGGGCPINAMHLKPGNTIHSIDERFCVHSKKTLKFLIEDLYRIILESDQ
- a CDS encoding FibroRumin family radical SAM-modified Cys-rich RiPP yields the protein MLKYDSKTYDAMLGNITEKTIQAAASCMSQCTGCMCSCRCSCSGGKKTDFEWEVI
- a CDS encoding FibroRumin family radical SAM-modified Cys-rich RiPP; the encoded protein is MSAKVNEYEKLFGNICTEMTAMARCACVACNSCTCACSCRAVPEMEEIAW